In one window of Gammaproteobacteria bacterium DNA:
- the lpxH gene encoding UDP-2,3-diacylglucosamine diphosphatase: MNETLFISDLHLDASRPRINELFVRFIEHEVTGCEALYILGDLFEYWLGDDAPTPGLESVEDTLRALTREGVPVYFLRGNRDFLIGEDLARRSGITLLPGEKVVDLYGTSTLVMHGDTLCTDDSRYQLYRSLVQNGWFRALFGSLGLKMRMRLAGFMRNTSNREIDRKPAEIMDVNQAAVVAAMRRHGVRRLIHGHTHRPHVHEFELDGRSAERIVLGDWYEHGSVLRCGPDGCTLRTLE, from the coding sequence ATGAACGAGACACTGTTCATATCGGACCTGCATCTCGATGCCTCACGGCCCCGCATCAACGAGCTCTTCGTCCGCTTCATCGAACATGAGGTTACCGGGTGCGAAGCGCTCTACATCCTGGGCGATCTCTTCGAATACTGGCTGGGTGACGATGCCCCGACACCCGGACTCGAATCCGTCGAGGACACCCTGCGTGCGCTGACCCGTGAAGGCGTTCCGGTCTACTTCCTACGCGGCAACCGGGATTTCCTCATCGGCGAGGACCTTGCCCGACGGTCGGGCATTACCCTGCTACCGGGGGAAAAGGTCGTCGACCTCTACGGGACATCGACCCTGGTCATGCACGGCGATACCCTGTGCACGGATGACTCACGCTATCAGTTGTACCGATCCCTGGTGCAGAACGGATGGTTCAGGGCCCTGTTCGGCTCGCTTGGCCTGAAGATGCGGATGCGGCTCGCCGGATTCATGAGAAACACGAGCAACCGCGAGATCGACAGAAAACCCGCCGAAATCATGGACGTCAACCAGGCGGCTGTGGTCGCTGCGATGCGCCGCCACGGTGTCCGGCGGTTGATACACGGACACACCCATCGACCCCATGTCCATGAATTTGAGCTGGACGGGCGTTCCGCCGAGCGTATCGTACTCGGCGACTGGTACGAGCACGGCAGTGTTCTGCGTTGCGGCCCCGACGGGTGTACGCTCAGGACGCTGGAATAG
- a CDS encoding O-succinylhomoserine sulfhydrylase has product MDRRQDMPYRFDTLAVRAGQHRSAEGEQGEPIFTTSSYVFGSAAQAAARFSGDEPGNIYSRFTNPTVNLFQERLAALEGAESCVATASGMSAILSVCMGLLRSGDRIVSSRGVFGSTMMLFDNFLTRFGVDVRYVESTVTEDWNRAISNGASLVFLETPSNPLTELYDIRAIAESCRENGAILVVDNCFCTPALQRPLELGADIVVHSATKYLDGQGRCVGGAVVGDSERVGKDVFGFLRTAGPSMSPFNAWIFAKGLETLSLRMRVHCENALELARWLEAQSGVRRVWYPGLESHPQYELARIQQSGFGGIIAFEVEGGRETAWRVIDATELMSITANLGDAKTTITHPATTTHGRLTPEQREKAGIAEGLIRIAAGLEDADDLIRDLRKGLKT; this is encoded by the coding sequence ATGGATCGACGTCAAGATATGCCGTACCGGTTCGACACGCTTGCCGTGCGCGCCGGCCAACATCGCAGCGCCGAGGGGGAGCAGGGCGAGCCGATTTTCACGACTTCGAGCTACGTCTTCGGGTCGGCGGCGCAGGCCGCGGCGCGGTTTTCGGGGGACGAACCCGGAAACATCTACTCTCGGTTCACCAACCCGACCGTCAATCTGTTCCAGGAACGCCTCGCGGCTCTCGAGGGTGCGGAGTCCTGTGTTGCGACCGCCTCGGGTATGTCGGCGATTCTGTCGGTCTGCATGGGTCTATTGCGCAGCGGGGACCGCATTGTCTCGTCACGCGGCGTGTTCGGGTCGACGATGATGCTGTTCGACAACTTCCTGACCCGATTCGGGGTCGATGTGAGGTATGTCGAAAGCACGGTAACGGAGGACTGGAATCGCGCAATCTCGAACGGCGCATCGCTTGTCTTTCTCGAAACACCCTCAAATCCGTTGACCGAACTTTACGACATCCGCGCGATTGCAGAGTCGTGTCGGGAGAACGGCGCAATCCTGGTCGTCGACAACTGCTTCTGCACACCGGCCCTGCAACGTCCACTGGAACTTGGCGCGGACATCGTCGTTCATTCCGCGACCAAGTATCTCGACGGACAGGGCCGGTGCGTCGGAGGTGCGGTCGTCGGTGACAGCGAGCGGGTCGGTAAGGACGTCTTTGGGTTCCTGCGCACCGCCGGACCGAGTATGAGTCCCTTCAATGCGTGGATCTTCGCCAAGGGCCTGGAGACACTCTCGCTACGCATGCGCGTCCATTGCGAGAATGCACTTGAGCTTGCACGGTGGCTGGAGGCACAATCCGGCGTGCGGCGCGTGTGGTATCCCGGGCTCGAATCGCACCCGCAATACGAACTCGCTCGCATCCAGCAAAGCGGGTTCGGAGGCATCATTGCCTTCGAGGTCGAAGGCGGTCGTGAAACCGCCTGGCGCGTGATCGACGCCACCGAGCTCATGTCGATTACGGCCAATCTCGGTGACGCGAAGACGACGATTACGCATCCGGCGACGACGACGCATGGTCGACTGACACCGGAGCAGCGGGAAAAGGCGGGCATCGCAGAGGGATTGATCCGCATCGCGGCGGGTCTGGAAGACGCCGATGACCTGATCCGGGACCTCCGAAAGGGGTTGAAAACCTGA
- a CDS encoding class I SAM-dependent methyltransferase yields the protein MNDTTPKEACPVCASTATRALLEIHDVPVMCNVQWPTAEAARAALSGDIELRLCVDCGHLYNGAFDPGKVEYVGDYDNALHHSPRFREYAEDLARSLVRRYDLDDKKVVEIGCGNGYFLNLLAALARIRGYGFDPGYRPSNDETRSEAIMMIADEYSTRHVELAPDFVVCRHVLEHVREPRAFLEQLGSMLSAGGDTPVYFEVPSVLYSLRDNGIWDLIYEHCSYYSPQSLRTVFEQTGFEVREIRLGYGNQFLGIEAVARKGRGGADAGSDVGELDELVALGERFGRSYREKVDLWTGWMRGNGRRAGETVIWGAGSKGVTFLNVVDRDHAVSHAVDLNPKKQGTFIAGTGQEIVGPQALRELSPANVILTNPLYLDEVRLNLEEISVDAEVTCV from the coding sequence GTGAACGACACGACCCCCAAGGAAGCCTGTCCGGTCTGCGCATCCACGGCGACCCGCGCGTTGCTGGAGATTCACGACGTGCCGGTGATGTGCAACGTGCAGTGGCCGACGGCCGAGGCCGCGCGCGCCGCCCTTTCCGGCGACATCGAACTGCGGCTTTGTGTCGACTGCGGGCATCTGTACAACGGCGCCTTCGATCCCGGCAAGGTCGAGTACGTCGGGGACTACGACAACGCCCTGCACCACTCCCCGCGTTTCCGGGAATACGCCGAGGACCTCGCGCGGTCGCTGGTCAGGCGCTATGACCTGGATGACAAGAAGGTCGTCGAGATCGGTTGCGGTAACGGGTATTTTTTGAATCTCCTTGCAGCACTCGCGCGGATCCGGGGTTACGGCTTCGATCCGGGATACAGGCCGTCCAACGACGAGACCCGTTCGGAAGCCATCATGATGATCGCCGACGAGTACTCGACGCGTCATGTGGAACTCGCCCCCGACTTCGTGGTCTGCCGGCATGTCCTGGAGCACGTGCGCGAGCCACGGGCGTTTCTGGAACAACTCGGTTCGATGCTGTCGGCCGGCGGCGATACACCGGTGTACTTCGAGGTCCCCAGTGTCCTGTACTCCCTTCGGGACAATGGGATCTGGGACCTCATCTACGAGCATTGCTCGTACTACTCACCGCAGTCGCTGCGGACCGTGTTCGAACAGACGGGGTTCGAAGTTCGGGAAATCCGTCTGGGCTACGGAAACCAGTTTCTCGGGATTGAAGCCGTCGCGCGAAAGGGTAGGGGAGGGGCAGATGCCGGGAGCGATGTCGGGGAACTGGACGAACTGGTCGCGCTCGGTGAGCGTTTTGGCAGGAGTTACCGAGAGAAGGTCGATCTGTGGACTGGCTGGATGCGGGGTAACGGGCGCCGGGCCGGGGAGACCGTCATCTGGGGCGCGGGATCCAAGGGTGTGACCTTCCTCAATGTCGTGGATCGTGATCACGCGGTCAGTCACGCCGTGGATCTGAACCCAAAGAAGCAGGGTACCTTCATCGCCGGAACCGGACAGGAGATTGTGGGTCCGCAAGCCCTGCGCGAGTTGAGTCCGGCGAACGTGATTCTGACCAATCCTCTCTATCTGGACGAGGTCCGCCTTAACCTCGAAGAGATCTCGGTCGATGCGGAAGTGACCTGCGTCTGA
- a CDS encoding class I SAM-dependent methyltransferase: protein MTVTQRRERRDHPAGECPNCERSRLEVFYQQDAIPVNSCILFDSSAQAREYPKGDMKLGICPTCGFVSNTAFDPRLTEYSGRYEETQGFSATFNTFHEDLARRLIERYSLHGNDILEIGCGKGEFLSLLCTLGGNRGTGFDPGFDDAREQSAPEKDLYFVKDFFSARTGGCSADFVVCKMTLEHIARPKEFLSMIREAVVWKPGAVVFFQVPEATRILRTCALEDIYYEHCSYFSPGSLRYLFESTGFEVLSEHIEYDGQYLTIEARPTATDAVPESARAPEDLETLRAYADGFMDRARDKRVQWLARVREGDPGKIVLWGSGSKAVAFLSLLDREIPVEYVVDINPHRQGSFMAGTGQRIVAPEYLQEYRPDTVTLMNPVYRGEVGRKLSEMGLEPELIAL from the coding sequence ATGACAGTGACACAGCGTCGCGAGAGGCGGGACCACCCGGCGGGTGAGTGCCCGAATTGCGAACGGTCCCGTCTCGAGGTCTTCTACCAGCAGGACGCGATTCCCGTGAACAGCTGCATCCTGTTCGATTCATCCGCGCAGGCGCGGGAGTATCCCAAGGGCGACATGAAGCTGGGGATCTGCCCGACTTGCGGATTCGTCAGCAACACCGCCTTCGATCCCCGCCTGACCGAGTACTCGGGACGCTACGAGGAGACCCAGGGGTTTTCCGCCACCTTCAATACGTTCCACGAGGACCTGGCGCGAAGGCTCATCGAGCGCTATTCGCTGCACGGTAACGACATCCTGGAAATCGGATGCGGCAAGGGGGAGTTTCTTTCCCTGCTGTGCACGCTGGGGGGGAACCGGGGAACGGGTTTCGACCCGGGGTTCGACGACGCCAGGGAACAGTCCGCGCCCGAAAAGGACCTCTATTTCGTAAAGGACTTCTTTTCCGCGCGAACCGGCGGTTGCAGCGCCGATTTCGTGGTCTGCAAAATGACGCTGGAGCACATTGCGCGCCCGAAGGAGTTCCTGAGCATGATCCGTGAAGCGGTGGTATGGAAACCGGGGGCCGTCGTCTTCTTTCAGGTCCCGGAAGCAACGCGCATCCTGCGTACCTGTGCCCTGGAGGATATCTACTACGAGCACTGCTCGTATTTCAGCCCGGGTTCGCTGCGCTACCTGTTCGAATCGACCGGGTTCGAGGTACTGAGCGAACACATCGAGTACGACGGGCAGTACCTCACCATCGAGGCCAGACCGACCGCGACCGATGCCGTGCCGGAATCGGCGCGGGCCCCGGAAGACCTGGAGACATTGCGTGCCTATGCCGATGGTTTTATGGATCGCGCGCGAGACAAGCGCGTGCAGTGGCTGGCGCGCGTGCGTGAAGGCGATCCGGGTAAGATCGTGTTGTGGGGCTCCGGGTCAAAGGCCGTCGCCTTTTTGTCCCTTCTCGATCGTGAGATTCCGGTCGAGTACGTGGTCGATATCAATCCCCACCGCCAGGGTTCCTTCATGGCGGGGACGGGACAGCGGATCGTGGCCCCAGAATATCTCCAGGAGTACCGTCCCGACACCGTGACACTGATGAACCCCGTGTACCGGGGAGAGGTAGGACGGAAACTGAGCGAGATGGGCCTCGAGCCCGAACTGATCGCTTTGTGA
- a CDS encoding class I SAM-dependent methyltransferase: MSYQTETRCRACGSDTLRKVIGFGNTPLADRLVHADNLDKPDYSVPLTVAFCEHCSLVQIRETVPPEILFHDDYPYFSSVSPSLLKHFQDSAAAIAARRGLGRESKVIEAASNDGYMLRKFIELGIPVLGVDPAPGPVRAAREAGVPTRHDFFTREMAGKLVAEGEAPADVFLANNVLAHVPDLNGFIQGIRTVLKPDGVAVIEAPWVVDLIDHVEFDTIYHQHLCYFSVTALDRVFRSNGLYLNDVEHTTVHGGSLRLFVEPVEAPGEGVKRMLAEERERGATTFGYYRAFADRVTVLRAELRELLEGLKRYGKRIAGYGAAAKACTLLSFTGIDREILDFVADRNEVKHGWYMGGNLLPVVPPQKILEEMPDYVLILAWNFADEIMRDLDEYRLGGGRFVIPLPEPRIVTDRAQRTAV; encoded by the coding sequence ATGAGTTACCAGACTGAGACACGATGCCGCGCGTGTGGCTCTGACACGCTACGTAAGGTGATCGGATTCGGTAACACACCCCTGGCCGACCGGCTGGTTCATGCCGACAACCTGGACAAGCCGGATTACTCTGTGCCTCTGACAGTCGCCTTTTGCGAGCATTGTTCCCTGGTCCAGATTCGCGAAACGGTACCGCCCGAGATCCTTTTCCACGACGACTATCCGTATTTCTCCTCGGTCTCTCCGAGTCTGCTGAAGCATTTCCAGGACAGCGCGGCGGCCATTGCCGCCCGGCGGGGTCTGGGCCGGGAAAGCAAGGTGATCGAGGCCGCCAGCAATGACGGGTACATGTTGCGCAAATTTATCGAGCTCGGGATCCCGGTGCTCGGCGTCGATCCTGCCCCGGGGCCCGTTCGGGCGGCCAGGGAGGCCGGGGTGCCGACCCGGCACGATTTCTTTACCAGGGAGATGGCCGGAAAGTTGGTGGCCGAGGGCGAGGCCCCGGCGGACGTGTTTCTCGCCAACAACGTGCTGGCTCACGTCCCTGATCTGAATGGCTTTATCCAGGGAATCCGGACGGTGCTCAAACCCGATGGCGTCGCGGTCATCGAGGCTCCGTGGGTGGTGGACCTGATCGATCATGTCGAGTTCGACACCATCTATCACCAGCACCTGTGCTACTTCTCGGTGACCGCCCTCGACCGGGTGTTTCGCAGCAACGGCCTGTATCTGAACGACGTGGAGCACACAACGGTGCACGGCGGTTCGTTACGCCTGTTCGTCGAACCGGTGGAGGCCCCGGGCGAGGGGGTGAAGCGAATGCTCGCCGAGGAACGGGAGCGCGGAGCGACGACGTTCGGATATTACCGGGCCTTCGCCGACCGGGTGACGGTCCTGAGGGCGGAACTGCGCGAGCTGCTGGAGGGCCTGAAGCGGTACGGCAAACGGATCGCGGGTTACGGGGCGGCCGCCAAGGCGTGCACCCTGCTGAGTTTCACCGGGATCGACCGCGAGATCCTGGACTTCGTCGCCGACCGTAACGAGGTAAAGCACGGCTGGTACATGGGCGGCAATCTCCTGCCGGTCGTGCCCCCCCAAAAGATTCTCGAGGAGATGCCGGACTACGTCCTGATCCTGGCCTGGAACTTCGCCGATGAGATCATGAGGGACCTCGACGAGTACCGGCTCGGAGGCGGCAGGTTTGTCATCCCCCTGCCGGAACCGCGGATCGTCACCGACCGCGCTCAAAGGACTGCGGTCTGA
- a CDS encoding SDR family oxidoreductase yields MNIRVLVTGSGGYVGSVLMPMLRDAGHDAVELDSCVFERSRLPISEGAGPMRVMDIRDIGVRDLEGFDAIIHLAGMSNDPLGSHDPQVTNQINHVAAVSLAEKAKQAGVDRFIFASSCSNYGAFGDDWITEDSGFRPLKPYADSKVAAEKGMSRLADDSFCPVFMRASTAYGVSPMLRFDLVVNNLTAWAISKKRVFLKSTGNAWRPLVHIEDISRAYIAAMEAPREDVFCESFNIGTTAENYRVSEVAAIVEEEVGDCVIEYAPDAKPDPSSYRVDCNKIARVLPAFKPQWTVRRGVQELVDLYRRFELDPTDFEGVRFARLAHLKYLMARGLLSRDWRVQPAGARSAVV; encoded by the coding sequence ATGAACATACGGGTACTTGTAACGGGTAGCGGGGGATACGTCGGATCGGTGCTGATGCCGATGCTGCGCGACGCGGGGCACGATGCAGTGGAACTGGATTCCTGTGTCTTCGAACGCAGCCGCCTGCCGATTTCAGAAGGTGCGGGGCCGATGCGGGTCATGGACATACGGGATATCGGCGTAAGGGACCTCGAGGGGTTCGACGCGATCATCCACCTGGCGGGGATGAGCAACGACCCGCTGGGTAGTCACGACCCGCAGGTGACGAACCAGATCAACCACGTCGCGGCCGTGTCCCTGGCCGAAAAAGCGAAACAGGCCGGTGTGGACCGGTTCATATTCGCGTCGAGTTGCAGCAACTACGGGGCCTTTGGCGACGACTGGATCACCGAAGATTCCGGATTTCGACCACTGAAGCCCTACGCGGACTCCAAGGTTGCAGCAGAAAAGGGTATGTCGCGCTTGGCGGACGACAGTTTCTGCCCGGTATTCATGCGCGCCTCGACGGCCTACGGTGTGTCCCCGATGCTCCGCTTCGATCTCGTGGTCAATAATCTGACGGCTTGGGCAATCTCAAAAAAGCGGGTCTTTCTGAAGAGCACGGGTAACGCTTGGCGACCCCTGGTCCACATTGAGGACATCTCCAGGGCCTACATCGCGGCCATGGAAGCGCCGCGCGAGGATGTCTTCTGCGAATCCTTCAACATCGGCACCACCGCCGAGAACTACCGGGTCAGCGAAGTTGCGGCAATCGTCGAGGAAGAGGTCGGCGACTGCGTCATAGAGTATGCACCGGACGCGAAACCGGACCCAAGTTCCTACCGCGTAGACTGCAACAAGATCGCCAGGGTGCTGCCGGCGTTCAAGCCCCAGTGGACGGTGCGCCGCGGCGTACAGGAGCTCGTGGACCTGTATCGCAGATTCGAGCTGGATCCGACCGACTTCGAAGGCGTGAGGTTCGCACGACTGGCTCATCTCAAGTACCTGATGGCACGGGGCTTGCTGTCCAGGGACTGGCGCGTTCAACCGGCGGGCGCCCGGTCGGCTGTGGTCTAG
- a CDS encoding glucose-1-phosphate cytidylyltransferase produces MKVAILAGGRGTRLAEETDVRPKPLVEIGGRPILWHIMKHYAGFGYNEFVIALGYRGELIRDVFAAGGTYGNGDGNGASWSVNLVDTGEATMTGGRIKRLAPELGNETFFLTWGDGVSNIDLARLLEFHRSHGRLATLSAVRPPPRFGQLQLEGDRVNAFAEKPPHSEGWINGAFFVLEPGVFEYIEGDATQWEREPMERLAAAGELMAYRHHDFWQCMDTIHDRNLLQDYWDSGNVPWLV; encoded by the coding sequence GTGAAGGTGGCGATACTGGCGGGGGGGCGCGGCACGCGGCTCGCCGAAGAGACCGACGTCAGGCCGAAACCGCTGGTCGAGATCGGCGGGCGGCCGATCCTCTGGCATATCATGAAGCACTATGCCGGTTTCGGGTACAACGAATTCGTCATTGCGCTGGGCTATAGAGGCGAGCTGATTCGCGATGTATTCGCTGCGGGGGGAACTTACGGAAACGGCGACGGCAATGGTGCTTCCTGGTCGGTGAACCTGGTGGACACAGGTGAGGCGACCATGACCGGTGGGCGTATCAAGCGGCTTGCCCCCGAGCTGGGCAACGAGACCTTTTTTCTCACCTGGGGCGACGGAGTTTCGAATATCGATCTGGCGCGCCTGCTTGAATTTCACCGTTCACATGGCCGGCTCGCCACGCTTTCGGCCGTGCGACCGCCACCGCGATTCGGGCAGTTGCAGCTCGAGGGCGACCGGGTGAACGCATTCGCGGAAAAGCCTCCGCATTCGGAGGGCTGGATAAACGGGGCTTTTTTTGTTCTGGAGCCCGGCGTATTCGAGTACATCGAAGGCGACGCCACGCAATGGGAGAGAGAACCGATGGAACGGCTTGCCGCCGCCGGGGAGCTGATGGCCTACCGCCACCACGATTTCTGGCAGTGCATGGATACGATCCACGACCGGAATCTGTTGCAGGACTACTGGGACTCGGGAAACGTGCCGTGGCTGGTCTAG